A genomic stretch from Pseudobdellovibrionaceae bacterium includes:
- a CDS encoding N-formylglutamate amidohydrolase produces MTYNSFLAQQDFNTKPLFVSIPHSGEQIPQEAVWLLNKEPHILLCDVDRFVHELYLPVIEKNKIPSIYSSCHRYALDLNRLETDITEDTVMGSSTKAQTSSGLASGLYWTKTTKGDVLLASPLDKLTHKILLDKVYYPFHETITSYQKIFLKNFKVAYHLDLHSMPSYGTSVHRDNGKQRPEVVISDLNGKSASSFFVNLVKKAFSNYFEISYNWPYIGGGVTRKHASPKTNCHTVQIELRRDLYMDENSKELLPKYTDIQMQLQKCITEIYSSL; encoded by the coding sequence GTGACTTATAATTCTTTTTTAGCCCAGCAAGACTTTAATACCAAGCCCTTATTTGTTTCCATTCCTCATTCGGGCGAACAAATTCCACAAGAGGCCGTGTGGTTACTTAATAAAGAGCCACATATTTTATTATGCGATGTAGATCGTTTTGTGCATGAATTATATCTGCCCGTAATTGAAAAAAATAAAATCCCTTCTATTTATAGTTCTTGTCATCGCTATGCTTTAGATCTAAATCGCCTAGAAACAGATATTACTGAAGACACGGTAATGGGCTCTTCTACTAAAGCACAAACAAGCTCTGGTTTAGCCTCTGGTCTATATTGGACAAAAACAACTAAGGGAGATGTATTATTAGCTTCGCCTTTAGATAAGCTTACCCATAAAATTTTGTTAGATAAAGTTTACTATCCATTTCATGAAACTATTACTAGCTATCAAAAAATATTTTTAAAAAATTTTAAAGTTGCTTATCACTTAGACCTTCATAGTATGCCCTCTTATGGAACCTCTGTTCACAGAGATAATGGCAAACAACGACCCGAAGTGGTTATCAGTGATTTAAATGGAAAAAGTGCGTCTAGTTTTTTTGTTAACTTAGTAAAAAAAGCATTTAGTAATTATTTTGAAATTTCTTATAACTGGCCTTATATAGGAGGGGGAGTGACTCGCAAGCATGCCTCTCCAAAAACCAATTGTCATACTGTACAAATAGAATTAAGAAGAGATTTGTATATGGATGAAAACAGTAAAGAACTATTACCTAAATATACAGACATACAAATGCAATTACAGAAATGCATTACAGAAATTTATTCCAGTTTATAA